The proteins below are encoded in one region of Ferroplasma acidiphilum:
- a CDS encoding alanyl-tRNA editing protein: protein MITEQIFLKDSYLKECEGKVLMCEFTDLTVDKTIFFPTMDGQQNDKGEIVIDGKTYGIVDVWTDGDYIHLISLDTYPENVVGKTIQQKLDWDVRSIHMRFRTAMFIISGLAYKFYNAKSRISQTYDDKAWVDLYIDNITEDIVKNITEEANKIVKQNIPIKIEYMNNNDFPREKQRMSYSTGTLPDDEELRVINIAGLPLQSDYGLYTATTSEVGEIEVASSTVKGKIDKRLTITLK, encoded by the coding sequence ATGATAACAGAACAGATATTCTTAAAGGACTCATACTTAAAGGAATGCGAGGGGAAGGTCCTTATGTGTGAATTTACAGATTTGACTGTGGACAAAACTATTTTTTTCCCTACTATGGATGGGCAGCAGAATGATAAGGGTGAAATAGTTATTGACGGAAAAACTTATGGAATAGTGGACGTGTGGACAGACGGGGACTATATTCACCTTATTTCTCTGGATACATATCCGGAGAATGTGGTTGGAAAAACAATTCAGCAGAAACTGGACTGGGATGTCAGGAGTATCCATATGAGATTCAGGACGGCCATGTTTATAATATCTGGATTGGCTTATAAGTTTTACAACGCCAAATCAAGAATAAGCCAGACATATGATGACAAAGCATGGGTTGATCTTTATATAGACAACATTACAGAAGACATAGTAAAAAATATCACTGAGGAAGCAAACAAAATAGTGAAGCAGAACATTCCCATAAAGATAGAATACATGAACAATAATGATTTTCCACGGGAAAAACAGAGAATGAGCTATTCCACGGGGACATTGCCAGATGATGAAGAACTGAGGGTCATAAACATTGCGGGGCTTCCATTGCAGTCTGATTATGGCCTCTATACGGCAACTACATCCGAAGTAGGCGAAATAGAAGTGGCCAGTTCAACCGTTAAAGGGAAAATAGATAAACGGCTTACAATAACTTTGAAATAA
- a CDS encoding ribbon-helix-helix domain-containing protein translates to MSVPYRITIRVSEDLINQLQEIVEKNQYSSISEAIRLAISEFITKNRENATSKVDLKLPRNIYTELEEEVNNGNAISVNDLIRFILREYAKGKTKN, encoded by the coding sequence ATGTCGGTCCCTTACAGAATTACCATCAGAGTTTCTGAAGATTTAATTAATCAACTTCAGGAAATAGTGGAAAAAAATCAATATAGCAGTATTTCAGAGGCAATACGTTTAGCCATCAGTGAATTTATAACAAAAAACAGGGAAAATGCTACCAGCAAGGTAGACCTGAAACTTCCAAGAAATATATACACAGAACTTGAAGAGGAAGTAAACAATGGAAATGCCATATCTGTGAACGACCTTATACGATTCATATTGAGGGAATATGCAAAGGGAAAAACAAAAAACTAA
- a CDS encoding transposase — MPSQQIPLIMEIIDNIVSPDDRKRKYTDRQILKVLIVLQIFNISYRSARIFLTNHEEYIRMAGLNEIPSFQTLSRRARMIDLHAVNNEITYLYSIESIAAIDSFIIHTCKHSTAMRRKAWNNYKDPVSGWSKTTKGWSYGRKCHMAIDVDSLIIMEWMVTKGNMHDSHVSHDMVDSVRDFSYVLADSAYDASDIYDYIFENTHALPVIDTNRRRGIVDNRLPLNRKIGIDMRKEYASMYPLRWEIERTFSILEEILKCENIWYTVNRDYDTAIGLKTIAYNLMIISNMELGEKPREIMKIVNC, encoded by the coding sequence ATGCCCTCACAGCAAATCCCATTGATTATGGAAATCATAGATAATATTGTTTCGCCTGATGACAGGAAAAGAAAGTACACAGATAGACAGATATTGAAGGTGCTGATAGTTTTACAGATTTTCAATATATCTTATAGATCAGCCAGAATATTCCTCACCAACCATGAGGAATATATAAGAATGGCTGGCCTTAACGAGATACCAAGCTTCCAGACACTTTCAAGGAGAGCCAGAATGATAGACCTCCATGCAGTAAACAACGAAATTACCTATCTTTATTCAATAGAATCAATAGCTGCAATAGATTCCTTTATAATACATACATGCAAGCATTCAACAGCAATGAGAAGAAAGGCATGGAATAATTACAAAGATCCAGTATCAGGATGGTCAAAGACAACAAAGGGATGGTCATATGGTAGAAAATGCCATATGGCAATTGATGTTGATTCCCTCATTATAATGGAATGGATGGTAACAAAGGGAAATATGCATGATTCCCATGTGTCGCATGATATGGTGGATTCTGTTAGAGATTTCTCATATGTTCTTGCAGATTCAGCTTATGATGCATCTGACATATACGATTATATATTTGAAAATACACATGCTCTACCTGTAATTGATACCAATAGGAGAAGAGGGATAGTAGATAATAGGTTGCCATTAAACAGGAAAATAGGCATTGACATGAGAAAAGAATATGCTTCAATGTATCCTCTTAGATGGGAAATAGAGCGTACCTTCAGCATACTTGAAGAAATACTGAAGTGTGAGAATATCTGGTACACTGTGAACAGGGATTATGATACTGCAATAGGCCTGAAAACAATTGCATACAATCTCATGATAATATCAAACATGGAACTGGGAGAAAAACCGAGGGAGATAATGAAAATCGTCAATTGTTAA
- a CDS encoding pseudouridine synthase family protein encodes MYYLIKYGYDGTSFTGFQRGNGENSVEDSIIKILKKYGIGNNIESAARTDRYVSARGNVMLVDTDTNIGNVMGILNARIPGMFFYSYSALDSYLNPRHNSLKQYSYIITENIDISRVMETLGEFVGQHDFVNFCKLDSRNTVRTIKSINYSTRNGFYIINIQGRSFVWHQIRSMMAFALMGKKHPFSLENKFTYLASPEPLVLMDISYDNVTFKNFDFKRHNHYLMEKEKITRTGYMLYDIFGENLDKQ; translated from the coding sequence ATGTATTATCTTATAAAATATGGATATGATGGAACATCATTTACGGGTTTTCAAAGGGGGAATGGTGAAAACAGTGTTGAGGATTCAATTATAAAAATACTGAAAAAATACGGTATTGGAAATAACATTGAAAGTGCAGCAAGAACTGATAGGTATGTATCGGCAAGGGGAAATGTTATGCTGGTTGACACAGATACAAATATAGGAAATGTCATGGGAATCCTGAACGCCAGAATTCCAGGAATGTTCTTTTATTCCTATTCGGCACTTGATAGCTATTTAAACCCCAGGCACAACTCCTTGAAGCAATATTCATATATTATAACTGAGAATATTGATATATCCCGGGTAATGGAAACGCTTGGAGAATTTGTGGGGCAGCATGATTTTGTAAATTTTTGTAAACTGGACAGTAGGAATACTGTAAGAACTATAAAATCAATAAATTATTCAACCCGCAATGGATTTTACATAATTAATATCCAGGGGCGTAGTTTTGTATGGCATCAGATACGGAGCATGATGGCTTTTGCACTTATGGGGAAAAAACACCCTTTCTCACTGGAAAACAAATTTACGTATCTGGCAAGCCCGGAGCCCCTGGTATTAATGGATATATCATATGATAATGTAACTTTCAAAAACTTCGATTTTAAACGCCATAACCATTATTTAATGGAAAAAGAAAAAATTACCAGGACAGGGTATATGCTTTATGATATTTTTGGGGAGAATTTAGATAAACAGTAA
- the speB gene encoding agmatinase, with protein sequence MGSYGKKENNAAELMSQFSNLKIADALASYEDADYVIFGAPFDNTSSYRRGSRLAPNSIRAAYDNLESYEVNYGINLLDAKICDLGDLPVYEDVDYILSEIETATATIFHDKKIPVMLGGEHSLTVGALRNLKDITMVIIDAHSDFRDSYMGNKNNHACVTRRALELLGKNKIISIGTRSTSYEEIASGEYENVRFISANEVRASGIDEVISEVMEKTSDRVYFSIDMDGFDPAYAPGVGTPEPYGLTSYDVRSILTSISDRIIGFDINEMTPLYDNGNTSMLAAKLIQDFIASREKALKK encoded by the coding sequence TTGGGAAGCTATGGGAAAAAGGAAAATAATGCTGCAGAATTAATGTCGCAGTTTTCCAATCTAAAAATTGCTGACGCGCTGGCCAGCTATGAAGATGCAGATTATGTGATATTCGGGGCCCCATTCGATAATACGTCCAGTTACAGGAGAGGTTCCAGGCTGGCACCCAATTCCATACGGGCTGCCTATGATAATCTCGAATCATATGAGGTAAATTATGGTATAAACCTTCTCGATGCAAAAATATGTGACCTTGGGGACCTCCCGGTTTATGAGGATGTTGATTATATACTCAGTGAGATTGAAACGGCCACTGCTACAATATTCCACGACAAGAAAATACCGGTAATGCTTGGTGGTGAGCACTCCCTTACAGTAGGTGCACTGCGCAACCTTAAAGATATTACAATGGTAATTATTGACGCCCATTCTGATTTCAGGGATTCATATATGGGCAATAAGAATAACCATGCATGTGTTACAAGAAGGGCTCTTGAACTCCTGGGTAAAAACAAAATAATCTCAATAGGGACAAGGTCAACATCATACGAGGAAATAGCTTCAGGAGAATATGAAAATGTTAGATTCATCTCAGCAAATGAGGTCCGTGCATCAGGCATAGATGAAGTTATAAGCGAAGTTATGGAAAAAACATCGGATAGGGTTTATTTCTCCATTGATATGGATGGTTTCGACCCGGCATATGCACCTGGCGTTGGAACTCCAGAGCCATACGGGCTTACATCATATGATGTTCGCAGCATATTAACATCAATATCAGATAGAATAATTGGTTTTGATATAAATGAAATGACGCCACTATACGATAATGGCAATACATCAATGCTTGCTGCAAAATTAATTCAGGATTTTATAGCGAGCCGTGAAAAGGCTCTAAAAAAATAA
- the pheT gene encoding phenylalanine--tRNA ligase subunit beta, which translates to MVVIKENKDDLIHEIGINYYSKLSDFAGIIGYSIEEENNEVKLEFNPDRPDLFSFYALKSNMKIFYDGNYRIKPLFEKSDKLIRVDNSVKSERPYVMSFVARGKPLGNYYSHIIDYQEKLHETIGKSRKKMAIGIHDLDNISPPFLFTMRDKKTLEFTTYDNFHGTAREILEKHDKGKQYRQLISSDTMVPVILDSKEDVMSMPPIINGLKSKIGNNTSKLFFDITGTDYNAVLSAFYLFAYEMSYIGYEVLIPDADRNTINYDWRKVEITHKEITKLMGLEPDNTVILLRKMGYRCEVTSGGYRVDVPGNRIDVMGPVDIIEDIAKAYGYGRIPARPLKTSGTGVPYTPNEDENIIKGILTSINYQEVRSFILNSEDFYRKTGYSGDVIITNPKSLEYSVIRDKLYPGIISLLAINKRRKLPLKIFEIGQVVVSGNQESHLCVLYNNSKAAYSDIYAVLEYLLARTINAGAKVLQGNYNEIISGRGGDIVYENTTLGIIGEMDPSILVDFGIQNPVAFMEINLDKLRNIIEK; encoded by the coding sequence ATGGTTGTAATAAAGGAAAACAAGGATGACCTTATCCATGAAATCGGTATCAATTATTACTCAAAATTAAGTGATTTTGCGGGGATTATAGGATATTCCATTGAAGAAGAAAATAATGAAGTAAAGCTGGAATTTAATCCTGACAGGCCAGATCTTTTCTCATTTTATGCATTAAAATCCAATATGAAAATATTTTATGACGGCAATTATAGAATAAAGCCGCTCTTCGAAAAATCAGATAAACTAATCCGTGTAGATAATAGTGTAAAATCTGAAAGGCCTTATGTGATGTCCTTTGTCGCCCGTGGAAAGCCACTTGGAAATTATTATAGCCATATAATAGATTATCAGGAAAAACTACACGAAACTATTGGAAAATCAAGAAAAAAGATGGCTATAGGCATACATGACCTTGATAATATCTCACCTCCCTTCCTGTTTACCATGCGGGATAAAAAAACTTTAGAATTTACAACATATGACAATTTCCATGGAACAGCCAGAGAAATACTGGAGAAGCATGATAAGGGAAAACAGTACCGGCAGCTAATTTCATCGGACACAATGGTGCCTGTAATACTTGACAGCAAGGAAGATGTAATGTCAATGCCCCCCATAATAAATGGGCTGAAATCTAAAATTGGAAATAATACATCAAAACTTTTCTTTGATATAACAGGAACAGACTATAATGCGGTGCTTTCTGCGTTTTACCTCTTTGCCTATGAAATGTCGTATATTGGATATGAAGTACTTATACCTGATGCTGATAGGAATACAATTAACTATGACTGGAGAAAGGTAGAAATTACACATAAAGAAATTACAAAACTTATGGGATTGGAACCTGATAATACTGTAATTTTGCTGAGAAAAATGGGATACAGATGTGAAGTAACATCGGGTGGTTACAGGGTAGACGTTCCAGGAAACCGTATAGATGTTATGGGGCCTGTAGACATAATAGAGGATATAGCAAAGGCATATGGCTATGGTCGCATTCCAGCCAGGCCACTGAAAACTTCAGGTACCGGTGTTCCGTACACACCGAACGAAGATGAGAATATAATTAAAGGAATATTAACATCTATAAATTACCAGGAAGTCAGAAGCTTTATCCTGAATTCAGAAGATTTTTACAGGAAAACAGGATACTCAGGAGATGTAATAATCACAAACCCTAAAAGTTTAGAATACTCAGTAATTAGAGATAAATTATATCCAGGCATAATAAGCCTTCTTGCAATTAATAAGCGGAGAAAACTGCCTTTAAAAATTTTTGAAATAGGGCAGGTTGTTGTTTCCGGAAATCAGGAAAGCCATCTCTGTGTATTGTACAACAATTCGAAGGCAGCTTATTCAGACATTTATGCTGTGCTTGAATATTTGCTGGCAAGAACAATAAATGCCGGTGCAAAGGTGTTGCAGGGCAATTATAATGAAATTATATCAGGTAGAGGAGG
- a CDS encoding 50S ribosomal protein L16 has product MVTKPARMYSKISGPAYTRKEFMGGVPYPKITTFVQGNQKREFEIEMQLVAEEACQIRHTALEAARISINRKLLENVGAGNYFLHIRVYPHQVIREHKMATGAGADRISSGMRMAFGKPVGTAARVHIGEIIMVGKVDRASAKTMKDALKKASIKLPTPCKVIITKGKEITSKMGL; this is encoded by the coding sequence ATGGTAACTAAACCAGCAAGAATGTATTCAAAGATTTCAGGCCCAGCATATACGAGAAAGGAGTTTATGGGCGGGGTTCCTTACCCCAAGATTACCACATTCGTACAGGGTAACCAGAAAAGGGAATTTGAAATTGAAATGCAATTAGTAGCAGAAGAAGCGTGCCAGATAAGGCATACAGCCCTGGAAGCTGCAAGAATTTCTATTAACAGGAAATTACTTGAAAACGTGGGAGCTGGAAATTATTTCCTTCATATACGCGTGTACCCGCACCAGGTAATCCGTGAACATAAAATGGCTACCGGAGCAGGTGCTGATAGGATATCCAGTGGTATGAGAATGGCTTTTGGAAAACCGGTAGGAACAGCCGCAAGAGTCCATATTGGAGAAATTATTATGGTTGGGAAGGTAGACAGAGCCAGCGCTAAAACCATGAAAGATGCTTTAAAGAAAGCTTCCATAAAATTGCCTACACCATGCAAGGTAATAATAACAAAGGGAAAAGAAATAACTTCAAAAATGGGATTATAA
- a CDS encoding amidohydrolase family protein, whose translation MSILIRNGTIITENDNRDILHANILVDGNKITYIGSEELPHDNEIDATGKVILPGFINTHTHVGMSGFKGLLDDMVLSEFLDKTSKLDSQRTEEGIYNSSLLGMNEMINSGITSFVDLYYSEDVIEKAVEKTGMRGFLAWATLDQEFTTQKGDPVKNAESFIKKKHPDTVTPMAGIQGIYVSSDENYFRVKELSEKYNVMVHTHLSETRKEVYDFVKTHNERPVEHLGSIGFLSDKLIAAHCVWITLNEIKLLSKYNTSVSWNSISNAKLASGGIAPVPELLSNSVNISLGTDSSGSNNSLNMFEEMKYSAISINNDRWSADTVKSQQILDMATRNAGMALHAPIGIIKEGYLADLIVLDMEQYNTMPYTDSNIVNNIVFSANSGNVEQVMVNGKIIMKKDSSKTGVSFFSGLNYL comes from the coding sequence ATGAGTATTCTGATCAGGAATGGAACAATAATCACTGAAAACGACAACAGAGATATACTGCACGCCAACATACTTGTAGATGGCAATAAAATAACATATATTGGCAGTGAAGAGCTTCCACATGACAATGAAATAGATGCCACCGGCAAAGTTATCCTGCCCGGGTTCATAAATACTCACACACATGTGGGGATGAGTGGATTTAAGGGTTTGCTTGATGATATGGTTCTTTCCGAATTTCTTGATAAAACATCAAAACTTGATTCACAGAGGACAGAAGAAGGAATATACAACTCAAGCCTGCTGGGCATGAATGAAATGATCAACTCCGGAATAACCTCATTTGTTGATTTATATTATTCTGAGGATGTAATTGAAAAAGCAGTAGAAAAAACCGGAATGCGCGGCTTTCTTGCCTGGGCAACGCTTGATCAGGAGTTTACCACCCAGAAAGGAGACCCCGTTAAAAATGCAGAATCTTTCATAAAGAAAAAGCATCCTGACACAGTTACCCCTATGGCAGGAATTCAGGGCATATATGTTTCATCAGATGAGAACTATTTCAGGGTGAAAGAACTTTCTGAAAAGTACAATGTTATGGTGCACACACACCTTTCAGAAACCAGAAAGGAGGTATATGATTTTGTAAAAACCCATAATGAGCGGCCTGTAGAGCATCTGGGTTCCATAGGTTTCCTGTCTGATAAGCTCATTGCTGCACACTGTGTATGGATTACATTAAACGAAATTAAACTGCTTTCAAAATATAATACATCTGTTTCATGGAATTCTATAAGCAATGCCAAACTGGCATCCGGCGGAATAGCACCTGTTCCTGAATTGCTTTCCAACAGCGTTAATATCTCTCTTGGTACAGATAGTTCAGGAAGCAATAACTCATTAAACATGTTCGAAGAAATGAAATATTCAGCAATATCAATTAACAATGACCGGTGGTCAGCTGATACGGTAAAATCACAGCAGATACTGGATATGGCAACCAGGAACGCAGGCATGGCATTGCACGCACCAATCGGAATAATAAAAGAAGGATACCTTGCAGACCTTATTGTGCTTGATATGGAGCAATACAATACAATGCCATATACAGATTCTAACATAGTGAATAACATTGTATTTTCGGCAAATTCCGGGAATGTGGAACAGGTAATGGTAAACGGAAAAATAATCATGAAGAAGGATTCTAGCAAAACAGGAGTGTCTTTTTTCAGTGGATTAAATTATTTATAA
- a CDS encoding translation initiation factor IF-5A yields the protein MSWTEAEVRELKVGRYMLIDDSPCKIVDITMSKPGKHGEAKGRIVAIGVFDGQKHSVVYPVKHKIKVPIIVKKNAQILSIANNEAQMMDSESFETFILPIEPEDQDKLKPGMEVPYWEAMGKRKIMLQN from the coding sequence ATGAGCTGGACAGAAGCTGAAGTTAGGGAATTAAAAGTAGGAAGATACATGTTAATAGATGATTCACCCTGTAAAATAGTTGATATTACAATGTCAAAACCAGGTAAACACGGTGAAGCAAAAGGGCGAATTGTCGCCATAGGAGTATTTGATGGGCAGAAGCACAGTGTTGTTTACCCAGTGAAACATAAAATCAAGGTTCCTATAATAGTTAAAAAGAATGCACAGATACTTTCTATTGCAAATAATGAAGCACAGATGATGGATTCTGAAAGTTTTGAAACATTTATTTTGCCAATAGAGCCAGAAGATCAGGATAAATTAAAACCGGGAATGGAGGTGCCATATTGGGAAGCTATGGGAAAAAGGAAAATAATGCTGCAGAATTAA
- a CDS encoding APC family permease, whose product MADNLKRNILGTNRLVWQGWGMTAPAADIAYLLGGIALVALGATPLSILVGFLIYLTILNTSYRFSSKYVSAGSDFTYVGKSIGGFMATFEGWNLLFGTIFAYAGFGMLGLAGFFGIFDSKILTGGLWIPIVLALNVITFIILYKGIRFSTNYQIITGIAEFIILIAGGIGLVILAGKNNTLAVFSPFIASGGIIGFAHSLTLSVVTFIGLSIALTAISEEAHIPKKTVPKSLLISSIIIGVTIVFLSYAMTVAWGPSRMLSFGNSVDNGLVLFRELSPIMFGLLFIFTVNSFMGNNISMGTSMTRIFYAFSRDNIIFPGIFSRTDKNGTPVYTTIFILAISVFLCMVFGIYFGPIDGGYVLLFADAFFSFLIRSISSSSLIISTFKAGKINKKTLTGYLIAPVISIVALIAVLASNFFPLPAYPYNFASVLGIVIIVVVLAITLITWIKRPDTVKNAGSTTVEETPADAVD is encoded by the coding sequence GTGGCAGATAATTTAAAAAGAAATATTCTTGGAACAAACAGGCTTGTATGGCAGGGCTGGGGAATGACTGCTCCCGCCGCTGATATAGCGTATCTCCTTGGAGGTATAGCACTGGTAGCTCTGGGCGCAACTCCACTATCAATACTGGTGGGTTTTCTTATATATTTAACTATATTGAATACTTCCTACAGGTTTTCCAGCAAGTATGTTTCCGCAGGGAGTGATTTTACCTATGTGGGAAAGAGTATAGGGGGATTCATGGCAACATTCGAAGGGTGGAATTTGCTTTTCGGAACAATATTTGCTTATGCGGGGTTTGGCATGCTTGGACTTGCTGGATTTTTTGGCATATTTGATAGTAAAATCTTGACCGGAGGATTATGGATTCCCATAGTACTTGCATTGAATGTTATAACCTTTATAATACTCTATAAGGGAATCCGGTTTTCCACAAATTACCAGATAATAACCGGGATCGCAGAATTCATCATTCTTATAGCCGGGGGAATAGGCCTTGTTATACTTGCAGGGAAGAATAATACGCTTGCGGTTTTTTCGCCGTTTATTGCCAGTGGCGGGATCATAGGATTCGCACATTCCCTTACCCTGTCCGTGGTAACATTTATAGGGTTATCTATAGCATTAACTGCAATTTCTGAAGAAGCACATATACCGAAAAAAACGGTTCCAAAATCATTATTAATTTCCTCAATTATAATAGGCGTTACTATAGTATTCTTATCATATGCTATGACAGTTGCATGGGGGCCATCTAGAATGCTTTCCTTTGGAAATTCTGTGGATAACGGGTTAGTCCTTTTCAGAGAGTTGAGCCCAATAATGTTCGGGCTTCTCTTCATATTTACTGTCAATAGCTTCATGGGAAACAATATATCCATGGGAACTTCCATGACACGGATATTTTACGCATTTTCCAGAGATAATATAATTTTCCCCGGAATATTTTCCCGCACTGACAAAAATGGAACTCCTGTTTATACAACAATTTTCATTCTGGCTATATCCGTATTCCTGTGCATGGTATTCGGAATATATTTTGGCCCCATAGATGGAGGCTACGTGCTTTTGTTTGCCGATGCATTTTTCTCATTCCTGATCAGATCCATATCTTCTTCAAGTCTTATAATTTCAACATTTAAGGCAGGGAAAATTAACAAAAAAACCCTCACCGGATATTTGATTGCACCTGTAATTTCAATAGTTGCCCTTATAGCTGTACTGGCATCAAATTTCTTCCCCCTTCCTGCATATCCATATAACTTTGCATCAGTGCTGGGAATCGTAATAATAGTAGTTGTACTTGCAATTACATTAATTACATGGATAAAGAGACCTGACACTGTCAAAAATGCAGGTTCCACAACAGTAGAAGAAACGCCCGCAGATGCAGTGGATTAA